A stretch of Monomorium pharaonis isolate MP-MQ-018 chromosome 7, ASM1337386v2, whole genome shotgun sequence DNA encodes these proteins:
- the LOC118646535 gene encoding zinc finger protein 728-like yields MSTHGFKNRDDHLYVKSFKDTVPPSTTPNRSTDDKRKQQIFTCNLCNKQYTFLPSLHRHQLQCNDKKSKSKHDIYAKEFHMPKKLQKSLLKVCPTDSIYQDFKCDLCGNKYAWLYSLRRHQLQCGNKEPKYKCKFCPKKFYRQDRFQQHLIIYHKTSKKNMRKLKDQ; encoded by the coding sequence ATGTCCACTCATGGGTTCAAAAATAGAGACGACCATTTATacgtgaaaagtttcaaggaCACCGTGCCTCCGTCGACCACTCCGAATCGTTCAACAGATGATAAAAGAAAACAGCAGATTTTTACGTGCAACTTATGTAACAAACAATACACGTTTCtacctagtttacatcgtcatCAGTTGCAATGCAATGATAAGAAATCAAAATCCAAACACGATATCTACGCAAAAGAGTTCCACATGCCGAAGAAACTTCAGAAATCTCTTCTTAAGGTCTGTCCGACGGACAGTATATATCAAGATTTTAAATGCGACTTATGTGGCAACAAATATGCATGGCTATATAGTTTACGTCGTCATCAATTACAATGCGGTAACAAGGAACCAAAATACAAATGCAAATTCTGCCCCAAGAAGTTCTACAGACAGGATAGATTTCAGCAACACCTAATTATATATCACAAAACTTCCAAAAAGAATATGAGAAAACTAAAAGACCAATAA